From one Humulus lupulus chromosome 8, drHumLupu1.1, whole genome shotgun sequence genomic stretch:
- the LOC133793884 gene encoding histidine-containing phosphotransfer protein 2-like, whose amino-acid sequence MAFPQREVLRQQLSEFMSSMEQEGFVDFHFNMAYTVKRVDGPFSFIELMNTFRSDSQATLKALTQAMDQQAINFDEVEQHCLKIKGSTACLGIHRMALACSDLRRAIIHASKEECYLALNRMKQEFQVLQDKFDLICQLERRINTPDPAANA is encoded by the exons ATGGCTTTTCCTCAAAGGGAGGTTCTCAGGCAGCAGCTGTCTGAGTTTATGTCTTCCATGGAGCAAGAG GGCTTTGTGGATTTTCATTTCAACATGGCTTATACAGTGAAGAGAGTGGATGGTCCATTCTCTTTTATAGAGCTCATGAACACCTTTCGCAGTGACTCTCAAGCTACCTTAAAAGCTCTGACACAAGCAAT GGATCAACAAGCTATTAATTTTGATGAAGTGGAGCAGCATTGTCTCAAGATCAAAGGGAGTACTGCATG CCTTGGTATTCATCGTATGGCACTTGCTTGTAGCGATCTAAGGAGGGCGATAATTCATGCTTCCAAAGAAGA GTGCTATTTGGCCTTGAATCGGATGAAGCAAGAATTTCAGGTTCTGCAAGACAAGTTTGATCTCATTTGTCAG CTCGAGAGGAGAATCAACACTCCTGACCCGGCGGCAAATGCATGA